One genomic window of Daphnia carinata strain CSIRO-1 unplaced genomic scaffold, CSIRO_AGI_Dcar_HiC_V3 NW_026453005.1___fragment_4___debris, whole genome shotgun sequence includes the following:
- the LOC130691342 gene encoding uncharacterized protein LOC130691342, which yields MDKIIQQKDDQIMDLQAQLLQQHKILDNSKAKDAQSLSLQAQLGEKNKLERNSFQTVKEVFPNSNLTEHEDELALGEHIQLFSLPPDSVLNLNSVSAAQKESLVISPCSEGSEQLWDHIWAENGCGTETKIWHKFNMKHGLEFNGGSNQVWKCYRMEESAYR from the exons atggataagataatacaacaaaaggatg atcaaattatggacctgcaggctcaattattgcaacagcacaaaatattagataacagcaaagctaaggatg ctcaaagtttgagtctacaagctcagctaggggaaaagaacaaattggaacggaacagtttccaaacagtgaaggaggtttttccaaactcaaacctaactgaacatgaggatgaattggcattaggcgaacacattcag ttattcagtctaccacctgacagtgtgttaaatttaaattctgttagtgctgcacaaaaagaatcgttagtaataagcccatgcagtgaaggaagtgaacaattgtgggaccatatttgggccgaaaatgggtgtggtacggaaaccaagatatggcacaagttcaacatgaaacatggattag aatttaatgggggatcaaatcaagtctggaagtgttacaggatggaagagtcagcctacagatga